In Phragmites australis chromosome 17, lpPhrAust1.1, whole genome shotgun sequence, the following are encoded in one genomic region:
- the LOC133896796 gene encoding uncharacterized protein LOC133896796 isoform X1, with protein sequence MALEATGDAAASSATGARGAASPAPTWRRVMRAGQGAAAHALLLCFTALLALKLDGIFSRSWWVLFIPLWSFHAVAARCRFSLPAPSSPQSGQQVPCHSIVATPLLVAFEILLCVYLEDIDGHGKPFIDLKLVFLPLLALEIITLVDNFRICGALMPGHGETITDEAIWERLPYFWVAISMVFLLAATSLMLLKLCGDAVSLGWWDLFINFGISQCFAFLVCTRWSNPMDIGGPVLIIPIIVFQVLLCMRLEGTPSNARFIPVRAIFLPIILLQMAAVSFAIWRFFNRLVLKLQDRTISEGHISVSSKVDELFMMIQYGSRLLYWWSIDEDSKEEQARLCYANNIGYSTFCSYPPEVVKEMPKKVLVKEVQRLQLALEEQTEIANHSQQQCDRVKNERILCRICFERDICIVLLPCRHHVLCKPCSNKCQSCPICRLTIESRLSVYDAVMSADPLCEAV encoded by the exons ATGGCACTGGAAGCGACGGGCGACGCCGCGGCGAGCAGCGCCACCGGCGCGCGGGGGGCCGCCTCGCCCGCGCCGACGTGGCGGCGGGTGATGAGGGCCGGGCAGGGGGCGGCGGCGCACGCGCTGCTGCTCTGCTTCACCGCGCTCCTCGCGCTCAAGCTCGACGGCATCTTCTCCCGCTCCTGGTG GGTTCTATTCATCCCTCTATGGTCGTTCCATGCTGTTGCTGCTCGATGTAGATTTTCATTACCTGCTCCATCGTCGCCTCAAAGTGGTCAA CAGGTTCCATGCCATTCCATAGTCGCCACACCTTTGCTAGTTGCTTTTGAGATTCTTCTCTGTGTTTACCTGGAAGACATTGATG GTCATGGTAAACCTTTTATAGATTTAAAGCTTGTCTTCCTTCCACTCTTGGCTTTAGAAATCATTACACTGGTTGACAATTTCAG GATTTGTGGTGCTCTAATGCCTGGACATGGAGAAACTATAACTGATGAAGCAATTTGGGAGAGACTTCCT TACTTCTGGGTTGCAATTTCCATGGTATTTCTACTAGCGGCTACATCACTCATGCTTCTTAAGTTATGTG GTGATGCAGTTTCTCTGGGGTGGTGGGATTTATTCATTAATTTTGG GATTTCCCAGTGCTTTGCTTTTCTTGTATGCACAAGATGGTCCAATCCAATG GACATTGGTGGCCCTGTATTGATAATTCCTATAATAGTTTTTCAAGTTCTTCTGTGTATGCGCTTAGAG GGCACTCCATCTAATGCACGTTTTATCCCGGTTCGAGCTATTTTTCTACCTATAATTTTGCTGCAAATGGCTGCTGTATCTTTTGCTATTTGGAGATTCTTCAACAGGCTTGTTCTTAAACTGCAAGATAGAACTATCAGTGAAGGACATATTTCTGTCTCATCAAAAGTTGATGAGTTATTTATGATGATACAATATGGTTCAAg GCTCCTTTATTGGTGGTCTATTGATGAAGATAGTAAAGAGGAACAGGCTCGTTTATGCTATGCAAATAATATTGG CTATAGCACCTTTTGCAGTTATCCACCAGAGGTGGTAAAAGAGATGCCAAAGAAAGTTCTTGTCAAAGAG GTACAGAGACTTCAACTAGCCTTGGAAGAGCAAACTGAAATTGCGAATCATAGCCAACAGCAGTGTGATAGAGTAAAAAAC GAACGGATCTTGTGTCGAATTTGCTTTGAAAGAGACATCTGCATTGTTCTGCTTCCCTGTCGCCATCATGTTCTCTGCAA GCCCTGCTCTAACAAGTGCCAGTCATGCCCAATTTGTCGATTGACCATTGAGAGCAGGTTATCTGTTTATGATGCAGTAATGTCAGCCGATCCATTATGTGAAGCAGTTTAG
- the LOC133896796 gene encoding uncharacterized protein LOC133896796 isoform X2: MALEATGDAAASSATGARGAASPAPTWRRVMRAGQGAAAHALLLCFTALLALKLDGIFSRSWWVLFIPLWSFHAVAARCRFSLPAPSSPQSGQQVPCHSIVATPLLVAFEILLCVYLEDIDGHGKPFIDLKLVFLPLLALEIITLVDNFRICGALMPGHGETITDEAIWERLPYFWVAISMVFLLAATSLMLLKLCGFPSALLFLYAQDGPIQWSVDIQSLDIGGPVLIIPIIVFQVLLCMRLEGTPSNARFIPVRAIFLPIILLQMAAVSFAIWRFFNRLVLKLQDRTISEGHISVSSKVDELFMMIQYGSRLLYWWSIDEDSKEEQARLCYANNIGYSTFCSYPPEVVKEMPKKVLVKEVQRLQLALEEQTEIANHSQQQCDRVKNERILCRICFERDICIVLLPCRHHVLCKPCSNKCQSCPICRLTIESRLSVYDAVMSADPLCEAV; encoded by the exons ATGGCACTGGAAGCGACGGGCGACGCCGCGGCGAGCAGCGCCACCGGCGCGCGGGGGGCCGCCTCGCCCGCGCCGACGTGGCGGCGGGTGATGAGGGCCGGGCAGGGGGCGGCGGCGCACGCGCTGCTGCTCTGCTTCACCGCGCTCCTCGCGCTCAAGCTCGACGGCATCTTCTCCCGCTCCTGGTG GGTTCTATTCATCCCTCTATGGTCGTTCCATGCTGTTGCTGCTCGATGTAGATTTTCATTACCTGCTCCATCGTCGCCTCAAAGTGGTCAA CAGGTTCCATGCCATTCCATAGTCGCCACACCTTTGCTAGTTGCTTTTGAGATTCTTCTCTGTGTTTACCTGGAAGACATTGATG GTCATGGTAAACCTTTTATAGATTTAAAGCTTGTCTTCCTTCCACTCTTGGCTTTAGAAATCATTACACTGGTTGACAATTTCAG GATTTGTGGTGCTCTAATGCCTGGACATGGAGAAACTATAACTGATGAAGCAATTTGGGAGAGACTTCCT TACTTCTGGGTTGCAATTTCCATGGTATTTCTACTAGCGGCTACATCACTCATGCTTCTTAAGTTATGTG GATTTCCCAGTGCTTTGCTTTTCTTGTATGCACAAGATGGTCCAATCCAATGGTCGGTAGACATTCAATCCTTG GACATTGGTGGCCCTGTATTGATAATTCCTATAATAGTTTTTCAAGTTCTTCTGTGTATGCGCTTAGAG GGCACTCCATCTAATGCACGTTTTATCCCGGTTCGAGCTATTTTTCTACCTATAATTTTGCTGCAAATGGCTGCTGTATCTTTTGCTATTTGGAGATTCTTCAACAGGCTTGTTCTTAAACTGCAAGATAGAACTATCAGTGAAGGACATATTTCTGTCTCATCAAAAGTTGATGAGTTATTTATGATGATACAATATGGTTCAAg GCTCCTTTATTGGTGGTCTATTGATGAAGATAGTAAAGAGGAACAGGCTCGTTTATGCTATGCAAATAATATTGG CTATAGCACCTTTTGCAGTTATCCACCAGAGGTGGTAAAAGAGATGCCAAAGAAAGTTCTTGTCAAAGAG GTACAGAGACTTCAACTAGCCTTGGAAGAGCAAACTGAAATTGCGAATCATAGCCAACAGCAGTGTGATAGAGTAAAAAAC GAACGGATCTTGTGTCGAATTTGCTTTGAAAGAGACATCTGCATTGTTCTGCTTCCCTGTCGCCATCATGTTCTCTGCAA GCCCTGCTCTAACAAGTGCCAGTCATGCCCAATTTGTCGATTGACCATTGAGAGCAGGTTATCTGTTTATGATGCAGTAATGTCAGCCGATCCATTATGTGAAGCAGTTTAG